In the genome of Mytilus edulis chromosome 3, xbMytEdul2.2, whole genome shotgun sequence, one region contains:
- the LOC139515380 gene encoding ninjurin-1-like: protein MADITVGMNSPYKSESNVPGSNAYDRKKTFAEGLLDVAILIANATQLKAVISNGPSHKYYIPLLVLISVSIVIQLVVAVLLLIIGATEKKADNKVWLHKMNNATIGLIVAITVTNIFISAFGIESTN, encoded by the coding sequence tCAGAGTCGAATGTACCAGGATCGAATGCTTATGACAGAAAGAAGACATTTGCCGAGGGATTACTTGATGTAGCTATATTAATTGCTAATGCTACACAGCTTAAGGCTGTAATATCTAATGGGCCGTCTCATAAATATTACATACCACTTTTGGTCCTAATCTCAGTGTCCATTGTTATTCAGCTAGTAGTGGCGGTCTTATTGTTAATCATAGGAGCCACGGAGAAAAAAGCAGATAATAAAGTATGGCTACATAAAATGAACAATGCAACAATAGGACTTATCGTGGCAATAACAGTAACCAACATTTTCATCAGTGCCTTTGGTATTGAATCTACGAACTGA